The window CACTTTGCGACTTGAGGCTGGTCTTCCGCTTTACGGACAGGATTTGGATTTAAACCATACACCTGCAGAAGCTGGGTATGAATTTGTGCTCAAGTCCGCATCACGCTACCAGGGCAAGGGTCACGCCTTGAAGATTTCAGAGCGCCTTACGGGGTTGACAATTAAGGGCAGAAGGACTCCAAGGCATTCAGACAGAGTTTTTGTTCACGATAAAGAAGCCGGCATTGTAACTAGTGGCTCTTTTGCTCCCTCCCTGGGGCATTGTATTGCTCTTGCTTACATCAGGCGGGAGTTTGAATCCGAGGAAAACTTTACCATTAGAAAAGGCAATGTCAGCCTTGAGGCCCATAAGACTGAACTGCCGTTTTACAAGGGAACAGCAAGAATAAAACTGTAGTGATGTCTGCATTGAATTAAACATGTATAAAAAGATCCACAACTTTTATCTTGCGCCAGATCAGTGGCATGAGCCCTATCTGCTCAAGGACCAGGAAGCCAGGCATCTGTCAAAGGTGCTGCGCATAAAAGAAGGTGTGCAGGTCAGACTCATAAATGGCGAGGGACGCACCGGGCTGTTTATTGTACAAAGTATTTCCAAAAATCAGGTGCTTCTGAAACCTGTAGAATTTTTTAAATTCGATCCCCCAGTAGACAGAACAGTCCTTGCCCTGGCCTGGAATAAAAGCTTCAGACGCTCATGGATGATGGAAAAGGCAGTTGAACTGGGGGTTTGGAAAATTCTTTTATGGCAGGCAAGACACAGCCAGGGAAGTATAAAAGATGCAAGATCTGAAAACTGGCAGGGCAAAATCATAGCTGCCGGCAAGCAATGTGAAAACCCCTGGCTGCCCCAACTGAGCTTTCTTCCCGATGGTGCTTTGGAAGTCATTGATACTGCAAGGGCAATCCAGAGCAAAATACTGCTCTGGGAAGAAGAAACAGAAAACAGCCTTGTTCAGTGTTACCAGGATTTGAAACCAATGGAAAAAATCGTGGTGGTAGGTCCTGAGGGCGGGCTTGACCCTTCAGAGGTTGAAGCTTTTATTGATGCTGGTTTTCAGGCCGTATCACTTGGACCAAGAGTGCTCAGGTGGGAAACTGCTGCTCTGGCTCCACTATATCTGGAAATGCTTTTTAACTCCAGCAATACTTGGAAAGCTTAGTATCTTGTATACGCGCCCCCCCCTTGACTGTATTACCTTTTTGACTCCTGCCCCTAACCTCCGACTTCTCTGCCCCCTGACCTCTGATCTCTGACTTCTGATCTCTGACTTCTGATCTCTGACTTCTGACCTCTGACTTCTGACCTCTGATCTCTGACTTCTGACCTCAACTTATCTTCAAACCAGGTTTTGTTCCCGGTTCCGCCTTAAGCAGTGACATTTTTTTGCCATGGCGAACCGCAAGCACCATGCCCTGGGACTGGACTCCGCGAATTTTTTTCGGTTCCAAGTTGGCCAGCACAACAACCTCTCTTCCTTCAAGGTCACTGACAGCGAAAAAGTCGGCAAGACCAGCAACAATCTGCCTTGGCTGATTCTCACCGATTTCAACTTCCAATTGAAAAAGCTTATCAGCACCCTTAACTTTTTCAGCGCTAAGCACTTTTCCGGTAACAATATGCATGCGCTTAAAATCATCAAAACTGATGGTGGAAATTTTATTGTCATCTGCAGTCGATGCAGGTTTACTTTGAGTGGCCTGTTTCTTCTCCTGATCAGTGGTCACATCCACCCTTGGAAAAAGATTGGATTTTTTTGCTACCAGTCCTCCCGGCACAAGACCGTTCCACTTACTCCATTCCGCATGCAGATCAACCTCTTGCAAATCAAAGCCTGAACCAACCTGTTCAAGCATTTGTTCTGCTGTACCAGGCATAACCGGCCACATGTGCAAAGCTATCTTGCGAATGCCCTCCAGAAGGATATACATTACAGTCTGCAGGCGATCATTTTTTCCTTCCTTGTAAAGCATCCATGGAGCGGACTGATCAACATACTTGTTAAGATGACTGACAAAAACCCAGAGCCTGGCCAGGGCTTTGGCAAAATCAAATTTTTCAAAAAGCTCCACATAATCCTTGAAACAGCTGTACCCAAGCTCCATGGTATGCTCATCTTCTTGCTGAGTAGCTGAAATTTGAGGAACTACTCCTTTGAAATATTTATGGGTCATGGCCAGCACACGATTGGTCAGATTTCCGAGATCATTGGCCAGATCCGCGTTGAGCCTGCCAACTAAGGCCTCCTCAGAAAAAGAAGCATCAAGACCGAACTGCATTTCCCGAAGAAGAAAATATCTGAAAGGAGCGAGTCCATACTTGTCCACCATGGACATGGGTTCTATTACATTACCCAGACTCTTGGACATCTTGGTTTCTTTTACAGTCCAGTAGCCATGAACCCGGAGTCCTTGGTACAAAGGAATACCGGCTGACATGAGCATGGTAGGCCAGAATACAGCATGAGGCTTCAGTATGTCCTTGGCAACAATATGATGAGCCCCGGGCCAGTACTTTTTGAACCCTTCTCCATCAGGCCATTGAAGAGCTGTAATATAATTTATCAAAGCATCAAACCATACATAGGTCACATACTGATCATCAAATGGCAGTTCTATACCCCAGGTAAGCCTGGTTTTCGGCCTTGAAATGCAAAGGTCGTTCAGTTCGTCTCCCAGCATGCCCAGCACTTCATTGCGGTACCGTTCAGGTTTAATAAAATCTGGGTTGTCCAAAATATGCTTTTTAAGAGGCTCTAAGTATCTGGTCATACGGAAAAAATAATTTTTTTCCTGAATAAAGTCCGGCTTTTTCTGATGGTCGGGACACAACCCGTCAACAAGCTCTTTTTCTGTGTAAAAACGCTCGCAACCAAAACAGTAGTGGCCACCGTATTCTCCAAAGTATATATCCCCGTTGTCATAAACCCTTTGCAAAATCTCCTGGACGCATTTTTTATGCTGACTTTCAGTTGTGCGGATAAATCTATCTGGAGCAACTTCCAGCCAGGGCCAGGCGTCCTTGAAAAGTTTGCTGATCTTCTCTACATATTCTTCAGGAGTTTGCTGATGGGCCTGGGCAGCTTCAACGATTTTATCACCATGTTCATCAGTGCCGGTAACAAAAAAAGCAGGGTCATTGCCGAGCTTTTTCATTCTATAGATACTGTCGGCCACTATTGTAGTATAGGCATGGCCTAAGTGAGGTCTGGCATTAACATAATATATGGGTGTGGATATAAAGAAAGGGTTCAAGATTTTGCCTCCTGCCTGCCTGGCTTGTTCCTGCTTTGTCTCTTAATTAGTTCGTTCCATTCCTGGAGAGGAAGCTCCTTTTCAACTCCATCTTCATTCAGCACAGTTAGAGAGTCTCTAAACATATTGGCCCTGATTACCCTCAGATAGCCCTGATCTGTTTTGTATCTCTTACCCAGTTTGGGAATCTTTTTCTGAAATCTGGCATAGTTTGCCTGCTCAAAATTCAGACAGCACA is drawn from Desulfonatronovibrio magnus and contains these coding sequences:
- a CDS encoding 16S rRNA (uracil(1498)-N(3))-methyltransferase, which translates into the protein MYKKIHNFYLAPDQWHEPYLLKDQEARHLSKVLRIKEGVQVRLINGEGRTGLFIVQSISKNQVLLKPVEFFKFDPPVDRTVLALAWNKSFRRSWMMEKAVELGVWKILLWQARHSQGSIKDARSENWQGKIIAAGKQCENPWLPQLSFLPDGALEVIDTARAIQSKILLWEEETENSLVQCYQDLKPMEKIVVVGPEGGLDPSEVEAFIDAGFQAVSLGPRVLRWETAALAPLYLEMLFNSSNTWKA
- the metG gene encoding methionine--tRNA ligase, with translation MNPFFISTPIYYVNARPHLGHAYTTIVADSIYRMKKLGNDPAFFVTGTDEHGDKIVEAAQAHQQTPEEYVEKISKLFKDAWPWLEVAPDRFIRTTESQHKKCVQEILQRVYDNGDIYFGEYGGHYCFGCERFYTEKELVDGLCPDHQKKPDFIQEKNYFFRMTRYLEPLKKHILDNPDFIKPERYRNEVLGMLGDELNDLCISRPKTRLTWGIELPFDDQYVTYVWFDALINYITALQWPDGEGFKKYWPGAHHIVAKDILKPHAVFWPTMLMSAGIPLYQGLRVHGYWTVKETKMSKSLGNVIEPMSMVDKYGLAPFRYFLLREMQFGLDASFSEEALVGRLNADLANDLGNLTNRVLAMTHKYFKGVVPQISATQQEDEHTMELGYSCFKDYVELFEKFDFAKALARLWVFVSHLNKYVDQSAPWMLYKEGKNDRLQTVMYILLEGIRKIALHMWPVMPGTAEQMLEQVGSGFDLQEVDLHAEWSKWNGLVPGGLVAKKSNLFPRVDVTTDQEKKQATQSKPASTADDNKISTISFDDFKRMHIVTGKVLSAEKVKGADKLFQLEVEIGENQPRQIVAGLADFFAVSDLEGREVVVLANLEPKKIRGVQSQGMVLAVRHGKKMSLLKAEPGTKPGLKIS